The Denticeps clupeoides chromosome 5, fDenClu1.1, whole genome shotgun sequence genome includes a region encoding these proteins:
- the utp11 gene encoding putative U3 small nucleolar RNA-associated protein 11, translated as MSSFRKALKSRQRDHKERSQLGFRKHLGLLEKKKDYKLRADDYHKKQNTLAALRRNALDKNPNEFYFKMVNSQLKDGVHVEKPKEEVMTEEQKKLMRTQDINYVEMKRVSEAKKIERLKGELHLLDALGKQRNKHTFFVDTKKNVKEFDLAKHLNIVPELVDRVYNRPTVETLEKKSIQGVVDPQSVMKLAKQRKLQYETLSQRIDREKKMYVISQKIQMRKDLQDKTRKVKVKKETPGAAAIYKFDAKRKR; from the exons ATGTCGTCGTTTAGAAAAGCTTTAAAATCCCGTCAGCGCGACCACAAAGAGAGAtctcag CTTGGTTTTCGAAAACATTTGGGTCtgctggagaagaaaaaagacTACAAACTTCGTGCAGA TGATTACCATAAGAAGCAGAACACCCTGGCAGCTTTGCGCAGGAATGCCTTGGACAAGAACCCAAATGAGTTCTACTTTAAAATGGTCAACTCTCAGCTGAAG GATGGGGTTCATGTGGAAAAGCCCAAGGAGGAGGTGATGACTGAGGAACAGAAGAAGTTGATGAGAACTCAGGATATAAACTATGTGGAGATGAAGAGGGTCTCAGAGGCCAAG aaaatAGAACGTTTGAAGGGTGAACTTCATCTCCTGGATGCTCTGGGGAAGCAGCgaaacaaacatacattttttgttgacacaaagaaaaatg TGAAGGAGTTTGACCTGGCTAAACATCTGAACATTGTGCCTGAACTGGTGGACCGAGTCTATAACAGACCCACTGTGGAGACCCTAGAGAAGAAAAGCATCCAGGGGGTTGTAGATCCACAAAGTGTAATG AAACTGGCCAAACAGCGAAAACTGCAGTACGAGACTCTCTCACAACGTATCGACAGGGAGAAGAAGATGTATGTGATAAGTCAGAAGATACAGATGCGGAAAGacctacag GATAAAACCAggaaagtgaaggtgaaaaaGGAGACCCCGGGTGCTGCCGCCATCTACAAATTTGATGCCAAGAGGAAACGTTGA